One region of Cystobacter ferrugineus genomic DNA includes:
- a CDS encoding enoyl-CoA hydratase/isomerase family protein: protein MNPDVLLETRGPLALVTLNRPKAHNALDLGMIRALHPALEQWAGRPEVKAVVVRGAGGRAFCAGGDVRAVAGSLDVPGEQEPLARAFFREEYRLNQLIHHYPKPYVALVDGICMGGGLGLSRHGSHRVVTERLLLAMPETGIGLFPDVGGGWFLPRFPGESGTYLGLTGNRCGAADALWLGYATWRVKHDRLDAVVDALAAADWGGGPEHAVVSRVLSDFTSEPGPSPLAAHAKEIDRCFAGNRVEEILEALAAEGTPWAEETRATLGRMSPTSLKVTLRQLRLGRGMSYDEVAAMEYRLSQRFMSQPDFREGIRAVLVDKDQKPRWNPPTLAEVRDEDVEAFFAPLAPGE from the coding sequence ATGAACCCGGACGTGCTGCTGGAGACGCGCGGGCCCCTGGCCCTGGTGACCCTCAACCGACCCAAGGCGCACAACGCGCTCGACCTGGGGATGATCCGCGCGCTGCACCCCGCGCTCGAGCAGTGGGCCGGGCGCCCCGAGGTGAAGGCGGTGGTGGTACGCGGCGCGGGCGGCCGGGCCTTCTGCGCGGGCGGGGACGTACGGGCCGTGGCTGGCTCGCTGGACGTGCCCGGGGAGCAGGAGCCGTTGGCACGCGCCTTCTTCCGCGAGGAGTACCGGCTCAACCAGCTCATCCACCACTACCCCAAGCCCTACGTGGCGCTGGTGGATGGCATCTGCATGGGCGGGGGGCTCGGGCTGAGCCGGCATGGCTCGCATCGCGTCGTCACCGAGCGGCTGCTGCTGGCCATGCCGGAGACGGGCATCGGCTTGTTTCCCGACGTGGGCGGCGGCTGGTTCCTGCCGCGCTTTCCGGGCGAGTCGGGCACGTACCTGGGACTGACGGGAAACCGGTGCGGCGCGGCGGACGCGCTGTGGCTCGGGTACGCGACCTGGCGCGTGAAGCATGATCGGCTGGACGCCGTGGTGGACGCGCTCGCGGCGGCGGACTGGGGCGGCGGGCCGGAGCACGCGGTCGTCTCCCGGGTGCTGTCGGACTTCACGTCGGAGCCGGGGCCCTCGCCGCTCGCGGCCCATGCGAAGGAGATCGACCGGTGCTTCGCGGGCAACCGGGTGGAGGAGATCCTCGAGGCGCTCGCGGCCGAGGGCACGCCGTGGGCGGAGGAGACGCGCGCCACGCTCGGGCGCATGTCGCCCACGAGCCTCAAGGTGACGCTGCGCCAGCTCCGGCTCGGCCGGGGCATGTCCTATGACGAGGTGGCGGCGATGGAGTACCGGCTGAGCCAGCGCTTCATGTCGCAGCCGGACTTCCGCGAGGGCATCCGCGCGGTGCTCGTGGACAAGGATCAGAAGCCCCGGTGGAACCCGCCCACGCTCGCCGAGGTGCGGGACGAGGACGTGGAGGCGTTCTTCGCGCCCCTCGCCCCGGGGGAGTGA
- a CDS encoding MnhB domain-containing protein has translation MKSFIPSTSRLVLLPALVVAVAVWLKGYVEAGDSFGAGVLGALAVLLQYVASGREEARRLPGVRYAPHVAGVGLLLLLGVAFGPLVWGAAPVTHYPRPGGVVTHFGTLEFHTSVLFDAGIFLVVMGFIVTAIDGLVGQSHRGG, from the coding sequence ATGAAATCCTTCATCCCCTCCACGTCACGGCTGGTGTTGCTGCCCGCACTGGTGGTGGCGGTGGCGGTGTGGCTCAAGGGCTACGTGGAAGCCGGGGACAGCTTCGGCGCGGGCGTGCTGGGGGCGCTCGCGGTGCTGTTGCAATACGTGGCGAGCGGCAGGGAAGAAGCGCGGCGTCTGCCCGGCGTGCGCTACGCGCCCCACGTGGCCGGCGTGGGCCTGTTGCTGCTGTTGGGCGTGGCCTTCGGGCCGCTCGTGTGGGGGGCCGCGCCGGTGACGCACTACCCGCGCCCGGGCGGAGTCGTGACGCACTTCGGCACGTTGGAGTTCCACACTTCCGTGCTCTTCGACGCGGGCATCTTCCTGGTGGTCATGGGCTTCATCGTGACGGCCATCGATGGGCTGGTGGGGCAATCCCACCGCGGGGGCTAG
- a CDS encoding helix-turn-helix domain-containing protein, producing METALDLMDVVPPSEAEAQEAARAARLLSPLLKASKRGASHVTLRPEDPRVKEAVSVPRGALVLLVRVLEQMARGNAVTLVPIHAELTTQEAANLLNVSRPYLIGLLDQGKIPFHKTGTHRRIRFEDLLAFKREQERRQEQVLKELAAEAQELDLGY from the coding sequence ATGGAAACCGCGCTGGACTTGATGGATGTGGTGCCTCCCAGTGAGGCCGAAGCCCAGGAGGCCGCGCGGGCGGCTCGGCTCCTCTCCCCCTTGCTCAAGGCGTCCAAGCGAGGCGCTTCCCACGTGACGCTACGGCCCGAGGATCCCCGGGTGAAGGAAGCCGTGTCCGTTCCTCGGGGTGCGCTCGTACTGCTCGTCCGGGTGCTGGAGCAGATGGCGCGGGGGAACGCGGTGACCCTCGTTCCCATCCACGCGGAGCTCACGACCCAGGAAGCCGCCAACCTGCTGAACGTGTCGCGGCCGTACCTCATCGGCCTGCTCGACCAGGGGAAGATCCCCTTCCACAAGACGGGCACTCACCGCCGGATCCGCTTCGAGGATCTGCTCGCCTTCAAACGCGAGCAGGAGCGGCGTCAGGAGCAGGTCCTGAAGGAACTGGCCGCGGAGGCTCAGGAACTCGATCTCGGCTACTGA
- a CDS encoding PIN domain-containing protein, translating into MPFIVVYDACVLYPAPLRDLLVRLGLSGLCQAKWTRRILDECFHGIARQRPDLDPQRLARSRRLLETAIPDVHVEGYEELIESIHGLPDVDDRHVVAAAIRCAAQVIVTSNLKDFPSSVLDRYGMEAQHPDDFVRNLIGLDETTVVEIIRAQAAILNAPPKTPADILERLHDSGLPVSVARLKQLLGV; encoded by the coding sequence ATGCCGTTCATCGTTGTCTATGACGCGTGTGTGCTCTACCCAGCGCCTCTCCGGGATCTTCTCGTCCGGCTGGGACTGTCCGGTCTTTGCCAGGCCAAGTGGACACGGCGAATCCTGGACGAATGTTTTCATGGCATCGCGAGGCAACGCCCTGACCTGGATCCTCAGCGACTCGCGCGGAGCCGACGACTGTTGGAGACCGCCATTCCGGATGTCCATGTGGAGGGTTACGAGGAGCTCATCGAGAGCATCCACGGTCTGCCCGATGTGGATGACCGCCACGTCGTCGCCGCGGCCATCCGATGTGCTGCCCAGGTCATCGTCACATCCAACCTCAAGGACTTCCCCTCATCGGTCCTCGATCGTTACGGCATGGAGGCACAGCATCCCGACGACTTCGTCCGGAATCTCATCGGCTTGGATGAGACCACGGTCGTCGAGATCATCCGGGCACAAGCCGCGATCTTGAACGCCCCCCCGAAAACCCCCGCCGACATCCTGGAGAGACTCCACGACAGCGGCCTGCCCGTCTCGGTCGCTAGACTCAAGCAACTGCTCGGTGTCTGA
- a CDS encoding branched-chain amino acid aminotransferase produces MMPIEVQRAAALKPKPAATDVLGFGKYFTDHMFRMDYAPERGWHQARIVPYGPLGLDPGAAALHYAQSVFDGAKVFRGRDGKLRAFRLTDHCARLAASAERLSMAVVPPELARASIEALVKEEAAWVPSAPGTSLYVRPVVIASEAFLGVRPADKYIFFAILSPVGNYFSNGAEPVRIWVEQRHTRAAPGGLGGAKAAANYAASLQASVEAKKRGYAQVLWLDALEHRYIEEVGTMNLFVRIGDEIVTPPLDGTFLPGITRESALTLLRDWGMKVSERKLSIDELREAHREGALHEVFGTGTAAVISPVGGLGFEEGELKIGQGRVGEVSQRLYDALTGIQYGTQPDRHGWMTVIA; encoded by the coding sequence ATGATGCCCATCGAGGTCCAGCGCGCCGCCGCCCTGAAGCCCAAGCCCGCCGCCACGGACGTGCTGGGCTTCGGCAAGTACTTCACCGACCACATGTTCCGGATGGACTACGCGCCGGAGCGGGGGTGGCACCAGGCGCGCATCGTGCCGTACGGGCCGCTGGGGTTGGATCCGGGCGCGGCGGCGCTGCACTACGCGCAGTCGGTGTTCGACGGGGCGAAGGTGTTCCGGGGCCGGGATGGGAAGCTGCGCGCGTTCCGGCTGACGGACCACTGCGCGCGCCTGGCGGCGAGCGCCGAGCGGCTGAGCATGGCGGTGGTGCCGCCGGAGCTGGCGCGCGCGTCCATCGAGGCGCTGGTGAAGGAGGAGGCCGCATGGGTGCCGAGCGCGCCGGGCACGTCGTTGTACGTGCGGCCGGTGGTGATCGCCTCGGAGGCGTTCCTCGGGGTGAGGCCAGCGGACAAGTACATCTTCTTCGCCATCCTCAGCCCGGTGGGCAACTACTTCAGCAACGGGGCGGAGCCGGTGCGCATCTGGGTGGAGCAGCGGCACACGCGCGCGGCGCCCGGAGGCCTGGGCGGGGCGAAGGCGGCGGCCAACTACGCGGCGAGCCTCCAGGCGTCGGTGGAGGCCAAGAAGCGGGGCTATGCGCAGGTGCTGTGGCTGGACGCGCTCGAGCACCGCTACATCGAGGAGGTGGGAACGATGAACCTCTTCGTGCGCATCGGGGATGAGATTGTCACCCCGCCCTTGGATGGGACGTTCCTGCCGGGCATCACCCGGGAGAGCGCGCTGACGCTCTTGCGCGACTGGGGCATGAAGGTGAGCGAGCGCAAGCTGTCCATCGACGAGCTGCGCGAGGCGCACCGCGAGGGGGCGCTGCACGAGGTGTTCGGCACGGGGACGGCGGCGGTGATTTCGCCGGTGGGTGGACTGGGCTTCGAGGAGGGCGAGCTGAAGATTGGCCAGGGCCGGGTGGGCGAGGTGTCCCAGCGGCTGTACGACGCGCTCACCGGAATCCAGTACGGCACGCAGCCGGACCGGCACGGGTGGATGACGGTCATCGCGTAG
- a CDS encoding MFS transporter: protein MDSASPSLRSVLALLRRNADYRRLFLATVVSMLGDWFAFVAISGFVTETTGHLSASAAVYAASVLPASLLSPFAGLLADRMDRQRLMVTVDLVRVVPALGMLAALLWRAPALALVCVALLAALSAFFDPVAEASVPNVVSPEELPVAQAALGSVWGSMLFVGAALGGLATLAFGRHVSILLNAATFLLSAWLVRGIRRSFQRPPSSDAPSASTSASTWRQLHEAWTFARRHPISLSLLTTKVGVGLGNGLVGLLPAFAARNFGSGDEGVGLLLSARGLGALIGPFLGQRWVRRDDRRLFFACGVSMITYGLAYLLLPAAPSLLLAAGCVLLAHLGGGAQWTLSTYGLQVSTPDRLRGRIMGLDFGLATLGIGVSSLAASVAAEGVGLTRAAWGLAGVSLLYGALWLWKTRGLWRGRPDVLAASRPQE, encoded by the coding sequence ATGGACTCCGCTTCTCCCTCCCTGCGCAGCGTGCTCGCGCTGCTGCGGCGCAATGCCGACTACCGCCGCCTCTTCCTCGCCACCGTCGTGTCGATGCTCGGCGACTGGTTCGCCTTCGTGGCCATCAGCGGCTTCGTCACCGAGACCACCGGCCACCTGAGCGCCTCGGCCGCCGTCTACGCCGCCAGCGTCCTGCCGGCGAGCCTCCTGTCCCCCTTCGCCGGCCTGCTCGCGGACCGCATGGATCGCCAGCGCCTCATGGTCACCGTCGACCTGGTGCGCGTCGTGCCCGCGCTCGGCATGCTCGCCGCCCTCCTCTGGCGCGCCCCCGCCCTCGCGCTCGTGTGCGTCGCCCTGCTCGCCGCGCTCTCCGCCTTCTTCGACCCCGTCGCCGAGGCCTCCGTCCCCAACGTCGTCTCCCCCGAGGAGCTCCCCGTCGCCCAGGCCGCGCTCGGCAGTGTCTGGGGCAGCATGCTCTTCGTCGGCGCCGCGCTCGGCGGCCTCGCCACGCTCGCCTTCGGCCGCCACGTGAGCATCCTCCTCAACGCCGCCACCTTCCTGCTCTCCGCCTGGCTCGTGCGCGGCATCCGCCGCTCCTTCCAGCGCCCCCCCTCCTCCGATGCGCCCTCCGCCTCGACTTCCGCCTCCACCTGGCGGCAGCTCCACGAGGCGTGGACGTTCGCCCGCCGCCACCCCATCTCCCTCTCGCTGCTCACCACCAAGGTGGGCGTGGGCCTGGGCAATGGACTCGTGGGGCTCCTGCCCGCGTTCGCCGCGCGCAACTTCGGCTCTGGCGACGAGGGCGTGGGGCTGCTCCTGTCCGCGCGCGGCCTGGGCGCGCTGATCGGCCCCTTCCTCGGCCAGCGCTGGGTGCGCCGGGATGATCGCCGCCTGTTCTTCGCGTGCGGCGTCTCGATGATCACCTACGGCCTCGCCTATCTCCTGCTGCCCGCCGCGCCCTCGCTCCTGCTCGCCGCGGGGTGCGTGCTGCTCGCGCACCTGGGCGGCGGCGCGCAGTGGACGCTCTCCACCTACGGCCTCCAGGTGTCCACGCCGGACCGGCTGCGCGGGCGCATCATGGGCCTGGACTTCGGCCTCGCCACGCTGGGCATCGGCGTGTCCTCGCTCGCCGCCAGCGTCGCCGCCGAGGGCGTGGGCCTCACCCGCGCCGCCTGGGGACTCGCCGGAGTGTCCCTGCTCTACGGCGCCCTCTGGCTGTGGAAGACCCGCGGGCTCTGGCGGGGACGGCCCGATGTGCTCGCCGCCTCCCGCCCCCAGGAGTGA
- a CDS encoding PLP-dependent aminotransferase family protein produces MGLQHSSSVPIVTETGWTPRLEDRRGPLYRAIADALAEDREAGRLLPGTRLPTHRELAERLGVTVGTVTRAYGEAEKRGLVRGEVGRGTYVRDKAAPTHMPTPMEADEASLVELSINAPATPEGDPVGQALRASLEELGRSPRLAELLAYQPAAGALRHREVGAAWSGRFGLSARPEQVVVCAGGQHAMEVALAALTQPGDVLATEALTYPGIKVLARRFQLRMQGLAMDADGLLPDALEAACRAGPVRLLYLQPTCHNPTGVVMSEARRREVAEVARRHGVLVLEDDSYGLLPSVRPPPLACFLPESSYFIAGVSKLLTPGLRIGYLVGPARARGERLAEEVGLASLMTTPLMAEVLSRWVEDGTADALVVAQRRETGERQALARAVLGTGVRCEPTVPLYHLWLGLPEGRRSEAFTAQARRHGVAVTSADLFGVGPGLVPSAVRVCIGTPRTRAQLERGLRRLREVLDAGPEPLAVV; encoded by the coding sequence GTGGGACTCCAACATTCGTCAAGTGTACCGATTGTCACCGAGACAGGCTGGACGCCGAGGCTCGAGGATCGCCGGGGGCCGCTGTACCGGGCGATCGCGGACGCGCTGGCGGAGGATCGCGAGGCCGGGCGGCTGCTGCCGGGCACGCGTCTGCCCACGCACCGGGAGCTGGCCGAGCGGCTGGGCGTCACGGTGGGCACGGTGACGCGCGCCTATGGCGAGGCGGAGAAGCGAGGGCTCGTGCGGGGCGAGGTGGGCCGGGGCACCTACGTGCGGGACAAGGCCGCGCCCACGCACATGCCCACGCCCATGGAGGCGGACGAGGCCTCGCTGGTGGAGCTGAGCATCAACGCGCCCGCGACGCCCGAGGGCGATCCGGTGGGCCAGGCGCTGCGCGCGTCGCTGGAGGAGCTGGGCCGCTCGCCCCGGCTGGCGGAGCTGCTCGCCTACCAGCCCGCGGCGGGGGCGCTGAGGCACCGCGAGGTGGGCGCGGCCTGGTCGGGACGCTTCGGGCTGTCGGCCCGGCCCGAGCAGGTGGTGGTGTGCGCGGGAGGCCAGCACGCCATGGAGGTGGCGCTGGCGGCGCTCACCCAGCCGGGCGACGTGCTCGCCACCGAGGCGCTCACCTACCCGGGCATCAAGGTGCTCGCGCGGCGCTTCCAGTTGAGGATGCAGGGGCTGGCGATGGACGCGGATGGCCTGCTGCCCGACGCGCTGGAGGCGGCGTGCCGCGCGGGCCCGGTGCGCCTGCTCTACCTCCAGCCCACGTGCCACAACCCCACGGGCGTGGTGATGTCCGAGGCGCGGCGGCGCGAGGTGGCCGAGGTGGCGCGCCGCCATGGGGTGCTGGTGCTGGAGGACGACTCGTATGGGCTCCTGCCCTCGGTGCGCCCGCCGCCGCTCGCGTGTTTCCTGCCCGAGTCCAGCTACTTCATCGCCGGGGTGAGCAAGCTGCTCACGCCGGGGCTGCGCATCGGCTACCTGGTGGGGCCGGCGCGGGCGCGCGGCGAGCGGCTCGCCGAGGAGGTGGGCCTGGCCTCGCTGATGACGACGCCGCTCATGGCCGAGGTGCTCTCGCGCTGGGTGGAGGACGGCACGGCGGACGCGCTCGTGGTGGCCCAGCGGCGCGAGACGGGCGAACGCCAGGCGCTGGCGCGCGCGGTGCTCGGCACGGGGGTGCGGTGCGAGCCGACGGTGCCGCTCTATCACCTGTGGCTCGGGCTTCCCGAGGGGCGGCGCAGCGAGGCGTTCACGGCGCAGGCGCGGCGGCACGGGGTGGCGGTGACGAGCGCGGACCTGTTCGGCGTGGGGCCGGGACTGGTGCCCTCGGCGGTGCGGGTGTGCATCGGCACGCCGCGCACGCGCGCGCAACTGGAGCGGGGCCTCAGACGTCTGCGCGAGGTGCTGGACGCCGGGCCCGAGCCGCTCGCGGTGGTGTGA